The Catenuloplanes niger genome includes a window with the following:
- a CDS encoding LamG domain-containing protein, with translation MAAVAVGGAVLALLTGAIVVSGGEPTPSVPTPAPSSASPSAAPTLSAYAAPTLSAYAAEPFVDDGGIEVVPPADEPAPTEVARVAPRPVTVRYTFDGGAGRQFLDVTGRYGMRARTAAGGALRLTRHGGGWAATFPARCTALPQNCPRAILEGGDPVTLNPGTRRLRYGASVLMRPTDTADGANVVQKGFSVGGGTQYKLQVDGLDGRPSCVVASPARIYRVVAPVRVADGRWHAVGCVRNGGALSINVDGVARGTTKLPARLSIANTEPLRIGGKSVTANNDQYAGQVDDVYVTIN, from the coding sequence GTGGCTGCGGTCGCCGTGGGGGGTGCGGTGCTCGCACTGCTCACCGGCGCGATAGTGGTCTCCGGTGGAGAACCCACCCCGTCCGTCCCCACTCCCGCCCCGTCCTCCGCTTCCCCCTCCGCCGCCCCCACGCTGTCCGCCTACGCCGCCCCCACGCTGTCCGCCTACGCCGCGGAACCGTTTGTCGACGACGGCGGGATCGAGGTGGTCCCGCCGGCCGACGAGCCGGCCCCGACCGAGGTGGCCCGGGTCGCGCCGCGGCCGGTCACGGTGCGGTACACATTCGACGGCGGGGCCGGCCGGCAGTTCCTGGACGTCACCGGCCGGTACGGCATGCGGGCGCGCACCGCGGCCGGCGGCGCGCTCCGCCTCACCCGGCACGGCGGTGGCTGGGCCGCCACGTTCCCGGCCCGCTGCACCGCGCTGCCGCAGAACTGCCCGCGCGCGATCCTGGAGGGCGGCGACCCGGTCACGCTCAACCCCGGAACCCGCCGCCTGCGGTACGGCGCGTCCGTGCTGATGCGGCCCACGGACACCGCCGACGGCGCGAACGTGGTGCAGAAGGGCTTCTCGGTCGGCGGCGGCACCCAGTACAAGCTGCAGGTCGACGGGCTGGACGGTCGGCCCAGCTGCGTGGTGGCCAGCCCGGCCCGCATCTACCGGGTGGTCGCGCCGGTCCGGGTGGCCGACGGGCGCTGGCATGCGGTCGGATGCGTGCGCAACGGCGGCGCGCTGTCGATCAACGTGGACGGTGTGGCGCGCGGGACGACGAAGCTGCCGGCCCGGCTGTCCATCGCGAATACCGAGCCGCTGCGAATCGGCGGCAAGAGCGTGACCGCCAACAACGATCAATATGCCGGCCAGGTCGACGATGTATATGTGACGATCAATTGA
- a CDS encoding C40 family peptidase produces MAGIAALRNRSVVVGAMCALTTALVVTLGGTAAHAEPSVAEVEKQIDEAWTQLEPTVEKHNSTRQELQKKKKQAEVLGAKIQPLQAEVDLVMGRVGLLAAEEYKTGPVSTLGSILVTGSPTTLTNQLEILDHFARTQGREIAEVVALKEQLEAEKAPLDALVADLTKQEAELATKTKEINSEVEELQKLRLQIYGNGGGGELAPAPCPYEYPGGKRGVVIKFACAQIGSPYVWGAAGPDAYDCSGLMLAAYNQVGISFPHNAAAQRGLMRSVSRTELQPGDFVFYRADLSHVGMYAGDGWVVHAPNPAEPVRMMKIDAMPVHSFGSPL; encoded by the coding sequence GTGGCAGGCATTGCCGCACTCCGAAACCGGTCCGTCGTCGTCGGCGCGATGTGTGCGCTGACCACCGCCCTGGTGGTCACGCTCGGCGGCACCGCCGCCCACGCGGAGCCGAGCGTGGCCGAGGTGGAGAAGCAGATCGACGAGGCGTGGACCCAGCTCGAGCCCACGGTCGAGAAGCACAACTCCACCCGCCAGGAGCTGCAGAAGAAAAAGAAGCAGGCCGAGGTGCTCGGCGCCAAGATCCAGCCGTTGCAGGCCGAGGTCGACCTGGTCATGGGCCGGGTCGGCCTGCTCGCGGCCGAGGAGTACAAGACCGGCCCGGTCAGCACGCTCGGCTCGATCCTGGTGACCGGCTCGCCGACCACGCTCACCAACCAGCTCGAGATCCTCGATCACTTCGCCCGCACGCAGGGCCGGGAGATCGCCGAGGTCGTCGCGCTGAAGGAGCAGCTGGAGGCCGAGAAGGCGCCGCTCGACGCGCTCGTCGCCGACCTCACCAAGCAGGAGGCGGAACTCGCCACGAAGACCAAGGAGATCAACTCCGAGGTCGAGGAGCTGCAGAAGCTCCGGCTCCAGATCTACGGCAACGGTGGCGGCGGCGAACTGGCCCCGGCACCCTGCCCCTACGAGTACCCCGGCGGCAAGCGCGGTGTCGTGATCAAGTTTGCCTGCGCGCAGATCGGCTCGCCGTACGTCTGGGGCGCGGCCGGCCCGGACGCCTACGACTGCTCCGGCCTGATGCTGGCGGCGTACAACCAGGTCGGCATCTCGTTCCCGCACAACGCGGCCGCGCAGCGCGGACTGATGCGATCGGTGAGCCGCACCGAGCTGCAGCCGGGCGACTTCGTCTTCTACCGTGCCGACCTCAGCCACGTCGGCATGTACGCCGGTGACGGGTGGGTGGTGCACGCACCGAACCCCGCGGAGCCGGTGCGGATGATGAAGATCGACGCGATGCCGGTGCACAGCTTCGGCAGCCCGCTCTAG
- the dcd gene encoding dCTP deaminase has product MLLSDRDLVAEIKAGTLALDPFEAALVQPSSIDVRLDRLFRVFNNHLYTHIDPAVQQDDLTSEVEVPAGQPFVLHPGEFVLASTLEVISLGDQLAGRLEGKSSLGRLGLLTHSTAGFIDPGFTGHVTLELSNVANLPITLWPGMKIGQLCIFRLSSPAEHPYGSEVYGSRYQGQRGPTPSRAWRNWRTWPTA; this is encoded by the coding sequence ATGCTGCTCTCCGACCGGGACCTTGTCGCCGAGATCAAGGCCGGCACGCTCGCCCTCGATCCGTTCGAGGCCGCGCTGGTCCAGCCGTCCAGCATCGACGTGCGGCTCGATCGGCTGTTTCGTGTCTTCAACAACCACCTGTACACGCACATCGACCCCGCGGTGCAGCAGGACGACCTGACGTCCGAGGTCGAGGTGCCGGCGGGTCAGCCGTTCGTGCTTCACCCGGGCGAGTTCGTGCTCGCCTCCACGCTGGAGGTGATCTCGCTGGGCGATCAGCTGGCGGGCCGGCTGGAGGGCAAGAGCAGCCTGGGCCGGCTGGGTCTGCTGACGCACTCCACGGCCGGGTTCATCGACCCGGGGTTCACCGGGCACGTGACGCTGGAGCTGTCGAACGTGGCGAACCTGCCGATCACGCTCTGGCCGGGCATGAAGATCGGGCAGCTCTGCATCTTCCGGCTGTCGTCGCCGGCCGAGCACCCGTACGGCTCGGAGGTCTACGGCTCCCGCTACCAGGGCCAGCGCGGCCCGACGCCGAGCCGCGCGTGGCGTAACTGGCGCACCTGGCCCACGGCATGA
- a CDS encoding pyridoxamine 5'-phosphate oxidase family protein produces the protein MATWTVFATSQPGLAAAIRTLMQQYGPGLGYLATVRSDGGPRVHPVSPVITDEGLFCFIVDSPKRRDLDRDGRYALHSFPPEDSDDEAYLAGHAHPVTDLARITRLAGDLRAEPHVDWRLYEFTIDVAMLARHGRGGATPLATDTTTARPAVQVWRDHAPSVEIVIAASGDSQA, from the coding sequence ATGGCTACCTGGACCGTTTTCGCCACCTCACAGCCCGGTTTGGCCGCCGCCATCCGCACCCTCATGCAGCAATACGGTCCGGGCCTCGGCTACCTCGCCACCGTCCGCTCCGACGGCGGCCCCCGCGTCCACCCCGTCTCCCCGGTCATCACCGACGAAGGCCTCTTCTGCTTCATCGTCGACTCCCCCAAACGCCGCGACCTCGACCGCGACGGCCGCTACGCGCTGCACAGCTTCCCGCCCGAGGACAGCGACGACGAGGCCTACCTCGCCGGCCACGCCCACCCGGTCACCGACCTCGCCCGCATCACCCGCCTCGCCGGCGACCTCCGCGCCGAACCCCACGTCGACTGGCGCCTCTACGAATTCACCATCGACGTCGCCATGCTCGCCCGCCACGGCCGCGGCGGCGCCACCCCCCTCGCCACCGACACCACCACCGCCCGCCCCGCCGTCCAGGTCTGGCGCGACCACGCCCCCAGCGTCGAAATCGTCATCGCCGCCTCCGGCGACTCACAGGCATAG
- a CDS encoding tyrosine-type recombinase/integrase: MPGKGGHRRFGAIRKLPSGRYQVRYPGPDGVVRPGEQTFERKQEAEQYLSIVESKLITSEWIDPNRGKIWLQDYAERWIAERPNLRPRTVHLYTWLLGKHVTPYLGKVPLNRLSTPMVREWRTKLLDNGVSATMAAKAYRLLRAVLMTAVKEDELIRVNPCRIKGADQERPAERPVLTVAQVFDLAEKVPERYRALILVTTFGCLRWGEVIALQRRDIDLEAGTVRVRQAYVEQRGTGLVLGPPKSRAGLRTVTLPAVVLPQVKAHLTEFAGDDPDAFVFTGAEGRTIWRGNFNQLVKWSDAVAAIGAPKLHFHDLRHTGNTLASRAPGASLRDLMTRMGHDSPRAALIYQHANSEADRAIAEAINKAVQAARRKPSKRAPRAAQDEAEPV; the protein is encoded by the coding sequence ATGCCGGGCAAGGGAGGCCACCGCCGGTTCGGCGCGATCCGGAAGCTGCCGTCCGGCCGCTACCAGGTGCGCTACCCCGGCCCGGACGGTGTGGTGCGGCCGGGAGAGCAGACGTTCGAACGGAAACAGGAAGCCGAGCAGTACCTGTCTATCGTCGAGTCGAAGCTGATCACCAGTGAGTGGATCGACCCGAACCGAGGCAAGATCTGGTTGCAGGACTACGCCGAGCGCTGGATCGCCGAACGGCCGAACCTGCGGCCCCGGACGGTGCACCTCTACACGTGGCTGCTCGGCAAGCACGTCACGCCGTACCTCGGGAAGGTGCCGCTGAACCGGCTGAGTACGCCGATGGTTCGGGAGTGGCGTACGAAGCTGCTCGACAACGGCGTCTCCGCCACCATGGCCGCGAAGGCGTACCGGCTGCTGCGCGCGGTCCTGATGACGGCGGTCAAGGAGGACGAGTTGATCCGGGTGAACCCGTGCCGGATCAAGGGAGCAGACCAGGAGCGGCCAGCGGAACGGCCGGTGCTCACCGTCGCCCAGGTCTTCGACCTGGCGGAAAAGGTGCCGGAGCGCTACCGCGCGCTGATCCTGGTCACCACTTTCGGGTGTCTCCGGTGGGGTGAGGTGATCGCGTTGCAGCGGCGAGACATCGACCTTGAGGCGGGTACGGTGCGCGTCCGTCAGGCGTACGTGGAGCAGCGCGGCACGGGCCTGGTCCTCGGCCCGCCGAAGTCGCGGGCCGGACTTCGCACGGTGACCCTGCCGGCCGTCGTCCTGCCACAGGTCAAGGCGCATCTCACCGAGTTTGCAGGTGATGACCCGGACGCGTTCGTGTTCACCGGCGCGGAAGGCCGGACGATCTGGCGCGGCAACTTCAACCAGCTCGTGAAGTGGTCGGATGCCGTCGCGGCGATCGGGGCGCCGAAGCTGCACTTCCACGACCTCCGGCACACCGGGAACACGCTCGCGTCCCGCGCGCCGGGTGCGAGCCTGCGGGACCTGATGACCCGGATGGGCCACGACAGCCCGCGCGCGGCGCTGATCTACCAGCACGCCAACTCGGAGGCCGATCGGGCGATCGCCGAAGCGATCAACAAGGCGGTGCAGGCGGCTCGGCGGAAGCCGAGCAAGCGGGCGCCGAGGGCCGCTCAGGACGAGGCTGAGCCGGTCTAA
- a CDS encoding helix-turn-helix domain-containing protein, which translates to MPKVTDIRTVAPVLPEELLTIEEAALRIKMSVRYVRRLVAERRIPFYRLGRSVRFDPTDLAEFVTAGRVEPMTPESVWRGLRGVA; encoded by the coding sequence ATGCCCAAGGTCACCGACATCCGCACCGTTGCCCCGGTGCTGCCCGAGGAACTGCTCACGATCGAGGAAGCGGCGCTCCGGATCAAGATGAGCGTGCGGTACGTCCGTCGGCTGGTCGCCGAACGTCGCATCCCGTTCTACCGGCTCGGTCGCTCGGTGCGCTTCGATCCCACCGACCTGGCCGAGTTCGTCACGGCCGGCAGGGTTGAGCCGATGACGCCGGAGAGCGTGTGGCGCGGGCTGCGGGGTGTGGCCTGA
- a CDS encoding DUF3987 domain-containing protein, with protein MNRPAHDEGAERAVIGAALLSPSLVTELAAKLNPGDFYRPNHGALWDAICRLDAAGTPADPITLAAHLAETGDLARVGGAPYLHTLISEVPSVASAGYYADIVAGHARRRDVSELGLRLTQLADSGTDTADLLATSRALLDDTGTGAEWAPPIPLGTGRHLPAFPAHVLPGWVADMVRAVAEFTQTPVDLAGSIALAALSTAAGGRAEVEVRGSWREPTNLFTVVVLPPGSRKSAVFAAITGPLLAAESALVERTKPAIVEAELAARVAGKAADKAAHAAANADASARDTLLAEASAAAMQAEAVTVPSLPQLVADDVTSEAAAQLLADQGGRLAVLSPEGGIFATIAGRYSGTPNLEVFLKGHAGDMMRVGRLSRESQHVAKPALTLGLAVQPDVLRDIASMPGFRGLGLLARILFALPENTVGFRRIGADPVPADVAEAYRDNLGALVLTLAGWTDPAVLPLTEDANARVLDIERAVEPRLAPGGAWGHVVDWGSKYTGAVVRMAGLIHLAEHLRDGWGKPVEAETIDRAAQLGDYYAAHALAAFDDMGADQATRNARHVLAWIERTGSTTFTKRDLYRATKSATIRAVADLEPALAVLDAHGYLRQIDPPARPRTGGRPPSPTFLVNPDVHRPAATVHPIRDARRTA; from the coding sequence ATGAATCGACCCGCACACGATGAAGGCGCGGAACGTGCCGTCATCGGCGCCGCGCTGCTCAGTCCGTCGCTGGTCACCGAGCTTGCGGCCAAGCTCAACCCCGGCGACTTCTACCGTCCGAACCACGGAGCGCTGTGGGACGCGATCTGCCGGCTCGACGCGGCCGGCACACCGGCCGATCCGATCACGCTCGCGGCGCATCTGGCCGAGACCGGGGATCTGGCGCGAGTGGGTGGGGCGCCGTACCTGCACACGCTGATCTCCGAGGTGCCAAGCGTCGCCAGTGCCGGCTACTACGCGGACATCGTGGCAGGGCACGCCCGGCGACGGGACGTCTCCGAGCTGGGATTGCGGCTTACCCAGCTCGCGGACTCCGGCACCGACACGGCCGATCTGCTGGCGACCAGCCGCGCGCTGCTCGACGACACCGGCACCGGTGCGGAGTGGGCGCCACCGATCCCGCTGGGCACCGGGCGGCATCTGCCGGCCTTTCCCGCGCACGTGCTGCCGGGGTGGGTGGCGGACATGGTGCGGGCAGTCGCGGAGTTCACGCAGACGCCGGTCGACCTGGCCGGGAGCATCGCGCTCGCGGCGCTGTCGACGGCCGCCGGCGGGCGGGCCGAGGTGGAGGTGCGGGGATCGTGGCGGGAGCCGACGAATCTGTTCACGGTCGTGGTGTTGCCGCCGGGGTCGCGGAAGTCGGCGGTGTTCGCGGCGATCACCGGGCCGTTGCTGGCGGCTGAATCGGCGCTGGTGGAGCGGACCAAACCCGCGATCGTCGAGGCCGAGTTGGCGGCGCGGGTGGCGGGGAAGGCCGCTGACAAGGCGGCGCACGCTGCGGCGAACGCGGATGCGTCCGCGCGGGATACGTTGCTGGCCGAGGCGTCGGCCGCCGCGATGCAGGCCGAAGCCGTCACGGTGCCGAGCCTGCCTCAGCTTGTTGCCGATGACGTGACCAGCGAGGCTGCCGCGCAGCTGCTCGCGGACCAGGGCGGCCGGCTGGCGGTGCTCTCGCCGGAAGGTGGCATCTTCGCCACCATCGCTGGCCGTTACTCCGGCACCCCGAACCTGGAGGTATTCCTCAAAGGGCACGCCGGGGACATGATGCGCGTCGGCCGGCTGTCCCGCGAGAGTCAGCACGTCGCCAAGCCTGCGCTGACGCTCGGCTTGGCCGTGCAACCGGACGTGCTGCGCGACATCGCTTCCATGCCGGGCTTTCGCGGGCTCGGACTGCTGGCACGCATCCTGTTCGCGCTGCCGGAGAACACGGTCGGCTTCCGCCGGATCGGTGCTGACCCGGTGCCGGCCGACGTTGCCGAGGCGTACAGGGACAACCTGGGCGCCCTGGTCCTCACGCTCGCGGGCTGGACCGATCCGGCGGTCCTGCCGCTCACCGAGGATGCCAACGCCAGGGTGCTCGACATCGAGCGCGCGGTAGAGCCACGGCTTGCGCCCGGTGGTGCGTGGGGACACGTCGTGGACTGGGGCAGCAAGTACACCGGCGCCGTCGTCCGCATGGCCGGGCTGATCCACCTTGCCGAGCACCTGCGCGACGGATGGGGCAAGCCGGTGGAGGCGGAGACGATCGACCGGGCTGCACAGCTCGGTGACTACTACGCCGCTCACGCGCTGGCCGCATTCGACGACATGGGCGCCGACCAGGCCACCCGCAACGCCCGGCACGTGCTTGCGTGGATCGAGCGCACAGGATCGACGACATTCACCAAACGCGACCTGTACCGCGCCACCAAGTCCGCCACGATCCGGGCCGTTGCCGACCTGGAACCCGCGCTCGCGGTGCTCGACGCGCACGGCTACCTCCGCCAGATCGACCCGCCGGCACGACCCCGGACCGGCGGCCGGCCGCCGTCGCCAACCTTCCTCGTGAACCCGGACGTGCACCGGCCGGCCGCCACCGTCCATCCGATCCGCGACGCCCGGCGGACCGCATGA
- a CDS encoding cell division protein FtsK, with the protein MADHDGGRVPAGGGARDGRGAGAPQSRRTFLASPGGAALRPGNLCRAAGHSLRSPREASGGRTLMLAETNPEHTGRTATLTPEVLVGEVVMVDQPHARTDDEWLKELARQAAQRKPILPAWMLSGSDFRHTCRWIAAHYLHVSVYHAVRMPVYGGKLALRAPRGVWRFISGGTRWVLDLEGLPVRLAAVRREDAEQYLRLSRQRDGRVRLRTLIAASVAVLGAAGTFVLAVLAPSWAHWATLAGLVAAFGLGGARPDRPLVSRAVVPTHVQELTSNQVTLALSVLGLAGINQAVSKLGDKAIGFPAPITRDGPGWRADVDLPPGVTATEVIERREKLAGALTRPLGCVWPEGNAEVHPGRLVLWVGDQDMSKARKPVWPLLKGGPVDLFKPQPYGTDQRGRWVNLTLMFIAMVIGSIPRMGKTFALREALLIAALDPRAEIHAYDLKGTGDLSALGKVAHRYRAGEDDEDILYAVAAMRELRAELRRRARVIRDLPPDLCPENKVTPELATRRSLGLHPIVVGVDECQVWFEHPEYGAELEEICTDLVKRGPATGIVLILATQRPDAKSLPTAISANASTRFCLKVMGQMENDMVLGTSKYRNGVRATMFAWEDKGIGYFAGEGADARIVSTVFIDGPAANVLAEKARALRERAGRLTGHALGETPEVERAAGHHLLDDILSVVPVAELRVWNETVVARLAELRPDVYDGWAPEQLTAALKPYGIEVDQIGRRVGGKTVNRRGITRAHVAEKVAERNRSKAAA; encoded by the coding sequence GTGGCAGATCACGACGGTGGTCGCGTGCCTGCCGGTGGCGGTGCTCGGGATGGGCGCGGCGCTGGCGCACCTCAATCACGACGGACGTTCCTAGCTTCGCCCGGCGGCGCGGCCCTTCGGCCTGGAAACCTGTGCCGCGCCGCCGGTCACTCGCTCCGTTCACCTCGTGAGGCTTCAGGAGGAAGAACCCTCATGCTCGCAGAGACCAACCCGGAACACACCGGCCGCACGGCCACCCTCACCCCTGAGGTGCTGGTGGGTGAGGTGGTCATGGTCGACCAGCCGCATGCCCGTACCGATGATGAGTGGTTGAAGGAACTGGCGCGGCAGGCCGCGCAGCGCAAGCCGATCCTGCCCGCGTGGATGCTGTCGGGCTCGGACTTCCGGCACACGTGCCGCTGGATCGCGGCGCACTACCTGCACGTCTCCGTCTATCACGCGGTCCGCATGCCGGTCTACGGCGGGAAGCTCGCGCTGCGGGCGCCGCGCGGGGTCTGGCGATTCATTTCCGGCGGTACGCGGTGGGTGCTCGACCTGGAAGGCCTGCCCGTCCGGCTTGCGGCGGTCCGGCGGGAGGACGCGGAGCAGTACCTCCGGCTGTCCCGGCAGCGTGACGGCCGGGTGCGTCTGCGGACGCTGATCGCGGCGTCGGTCGCGGTGCTCGGTGCGGCCGGCACGTTCGTGCTCGCGGTGCTGGCGCCGAGCTGGGCGCACTGGGCGACGCTCGCGGGGCTGGTCGCCGCGTTCGGGCTCGGCGGGGCGCGACCGGATCGGCCGCTGGTGTCCCGCGCTGTCGTTCCGACGCATGTGCAAGAGCTGACCTCGAATCAGGTCACGCTCGCGCTGTCCGTGCTCGGGCTCGCGGGGATCAACCAGGCGGTGTCGAAGCTGGGCGACAAGGCGATCGGGTTCCCGGCGCCGATCACCCGCGACGGACCCGGATGGCGTGCCGATGTCGATCTGCCGCCCGGTGTGACCGCGACCGAGGTGATCGAGCGGCGGGAGAAGCTGGCCGGCGCGCTGACCCGGCCGCTGGGGTGCGTGTGGCCGGAGGGCAACGCCGAGGTGCATCCCGGCCGGCTGGTGCTCTGGGTCGGGGATCAGGACATGTCGAAGGCGCGCAAGCCCGTGTGGCCGCTGCTCAAGGGCGGGCCGGTGGACCTGTTCAAGCCTCAGCCGTACGGGACGGATCAGCGCGGACGCTGGGTGAACCTGACGCTGATGTTCATCGCGATGGTGATCGGGTCGATTCCGCGGATGGGCAAGACATTCGCGCTGCGGGAAGCGCTGCTGATCGCGGCGCTCGATCCTCGGGCGGAGATCCATGCGTACGACCTGAAGGGCACCGGTGACCTGTCCGCGCTGGGGAAGGTGGCGCACCGGTACCGGGCTGGCGAGGACGACGAGGACATCCTCTACGCGGTGGCCGCGATGCGGGAGCTGCGGGCGGAGCTGCGCCGCCGGGCGCGGGTGATCCGGGATCTGCCGCCGGATCTGTGCCCGGAGAACAAGGTCACGCCGGAGCTGGCCACGCGGCGCTCGCTGGGCCTGCATCCGATCGTGGTCGGGGTCGATGAGTGTCAGGTCTGGTTCGAGCACCCGGAGTACGGGGCCGAGCTGGAGGAGATCTGCACGGACCTGGTGAAGCGGGGGCCGGCTACCGGGATCGTGCTGATCCTGGCGACCCAGCGGCCGGACGCGAAGAGCCTGCCGACCGCGATCTCCGCCAACGCGTCGACGCGGTTCTGCCTGAAGGTCATGGGGCAGATGGAGAACGACATGGTGCTCGGGACCAGCAAATACCGCAACGGCGTCCGGGCCACGATGTTCGCGTGGGAGGACAAGGGGATCGGCTACTTCGCCGGTGAAGGCGCGGACGCGCGGATCGTGTCAACCGTGTTCATCGACGGGCCGGCCGCGAACGTCCTCGCTGAGAAGGCGCGGGCGCTGCGGGAGCGGGCGGGGCGGCTGACCGGGCACGCGCTCGGTGAGACGCCGGAGGTTGAGCGGGCGGCCGGTCATCACCTGCTCGACGACATCCTGTCCGTGGTGCCGGTGGCGGAGCTGCGGGTGTGGAACGAGACCGTGGTGGCGCGGTTGGCGGAGTTGCGGCCGGATGTCTACGACGGGTGGGCGCCGGAGCAGCTGACGGCGGCGCTGAAGCCGTACGGGATCGAGGTTGACCAGATCGGTCGGCGGGTGGGCGGGAAGACCGTCAACCGGCGCGGCATCACCCGCGCGCATGTCGCGGAGAAAGTTGCCGAGCGTAACCGATCGAAGGCTGCGGCCTAG
- a CDS encoding ABC transporter permease translates to MTVSAYPPQVADLLPRAQELVAALGVVPSENRIKTELKVGRPKAKAIRAALEQETAPADPDPEQAPEDVVPDPVPAVDEPETVPVPVAEVAPVTVEEIGQREAVVDPVPAAEPITRRAVPSWPVLILALPAFAAVWSGWVGLGEMTGFGVVHPLPGIADGFSLNTAITLPIGVETYAAYALRVWLSAQVSVRARRFAKWSAIGSLVLGALGQVAYHHMEAAGVTEAPWQITTVVACLPVAVLGMGAALAHLNHDGRS, encoded by the coding sequence ATGACCGTCTCCGCGTACCCGCCTCAGGTGGCGGATCTTCTTCCCCGCGCTCAGGAACTGGTGGCGGCGCTGGGTGTGGTGCCGTCCGAGAACCGGATCAAGACCGAGCTGAAGGTGGGCCGGCCGAAGGCCAAGGCCATCCGGGCGGCGCTGGAGCAGGAGACCGCACCGGCCGATCCCGATCCGGAGCAGGCGCCGGAGGACGTGGTGCCGGACCCGGTTCCGGCGGTGGACGAGCCGGAGACCGTGCCGGTGCCGGTGGCCGAGGTGGCGCCGGTGACGGTGGAGGAAATCGGCCAGCGTGAGGCGGTCGTGGACCCGGTTCCGGCTGCTGAGCCCATCACACGGCGGGCGGTGCCGTCGTGGCCTGTGCTGATCCTGGCGCTGCCGGCGTTCGCGGCGGTGTGGTCGGGGTGGGTCGGGCTCGGCGAGATGACCGGGTTCGGGGTGGTGCACCCGCTTCCGGGGATCGCGGACGGGTTCAGCCTGAACACCGCGATCACGCTTCCGATCGGTGTCGAGACCTATGCGGCGTACGCGCTGCGGGTGTGGTTGTCGGCTCAGGTGAGCGTGCGGGCGCGGCGGTTCGCCAAGTGGTCCGCGATCGGGTCGCTCGTGCTCGGTGCGCTCGGGCAGGTCGCCTATCACCACATGGAGGCGGCGGGCGTGACTGAGGCGCCGTGGCAGATCACGACGGTGGTCGCGTGCCTGCCGGTGGCGGTGCTCGGGATGGGCGCGGCGCTGGCGCACCTCAATCACGACGGACGTTCCTAG